The Agromyces mariniharenae genome includes a window with the following:
- a CDS encoding ABC transporter permease: protein MSALLARLVAHRLFWPIVMLLVLFAINLVAFPGFFTVTVREGHLFGSLIDILRNGAPTLIIAVGMTLVIATRGIDLSVGAVAAISGAVACSIILGSPEPASPATVAVAVAVALLISLVLGVWNGFLVAVLGIQPIIATLILMTAGRGVAMLITEGQIITVNSPPFKALGSGFWFGIPIAVIIAAVVFGAAALITRRTALGMFIESVGINPEASRQAGVRARGLLFAVYTFCAFCAAIAGLILTANTAAADANNTGLFIELDAILAVVIGGTSLAGGRYSLLGTLVGALVIQTLVTTVYTVGIPPIATMVFKAAVVTVVCLLQSPTTAEALSGFRRRLAVRAGKGAAVS, encoded by the coding sequence CGGCTGTTCTGGCCGATCGTGATGCTGCTCGTCCTGTTCGCGATCAACCTCGTCGCGTTCCCCGGCTTCTTCACCGTCACCGTGCGCGAGGGGCACCTCTTCGGGAGCCTCATCGACATCCTGCGGAACGGCGCGCCGACGCTCATCATCGCGGTCGGCATGACGCTCGTCATCGCCACGCGCGGCATCGACCTCTCGGTCGGCGCGGTCGCCGCCATCTCCGGCGCGGTCGCGTGCTCGATCATCCTCGGGTCGCCCGAGCCGGCGAGCCCCGCGACGGTCGCCGTCGCGGTGGCCGTGGCGCTGCTCATCTCGCTCGTGCTCGGCGTGTGGAACGGGTTCCTCGTGGCGGTGCTCGGCATCCAGCCGATCATCGCGACGCTCATCCTCATGACCGCGGGCCGCGGTGTCGCGATGCTCATCACCGAGGGCCAGATCATCACCGTGAACAGCCCGCCGTTCAAGGCGCTCGGGTCGGGATTCTGGTTCGGCATCCCGATCGCCGTGATCATCGCAGCCGTCGTGTTCGGCGCCGCGGCGCTCATCACGAGGCGCACCGCGCTCGGCATGTTCATCGAGTCCGTCGGCATCAACCCCGAGGCGAGCCGCCAGGCGGGCGTGCGCGCCCGCGGGCTGCTCTTCGCGGTCTACACGTTCTGCGCGTTCTGCGCGGCGATCGCGGGCCTCATCCTCACCGCGAACACCGCCGCCGCCGACGCGAACAACACGGGCCTGTTCATCGAGCTCGATGCGATCCTCGCCGTGGTCATCGGCGGCACGTCGCTCGCCGGCGGCCGCTACTCGCTCCTCGGCACGCTCGTGGGCGCGCTCGTGATCCAGACGCTCGTGACCACGGTGTACACCGTCGGTATCCCGCCGATCGCGACCATGGTGTTCAAGGCCGCGGTCGTGACCGTGGTGTGCCTCCTGCAGTCGCCCACCACCGCCGAGGCGCTGAGCGGGTTCCGACGACGACTGGCCGTTCGCGCCGGAAAGGGGGCCGCCGTATCATGA